From a region of the Alnus glutinosa chromosome 1, dhAlnGlut1.1, whole genome shotgun sequence genome:
- the LOC133869008 gene encoding probable xyloglucan 6-xylosyltransferase 3, whose protein sequence is MGQLEGFAIALPTATTTTTSGGSTLLLGIARGCHIKKTFNTLLKITVLCGCIIILVLRGTIGSTTGNPIFTHTHALGPRISNWDQERKNWLMKNPEFPNYVNGKDRVLLVTGSPPGPCDTPIGDHYLLKFVKNKIDYCRIHGIDIVYNMALLDEELSGCWAKLPLIRRLMLSHPEVEWIWWLDSDALFTDMIFEIPFFKYDNYNLVLHGLPELFNQKSWIALNTGSFLLRNCRWSLDLLDAWAAMGPKGRIREEAGKILTAYLKGRPAFEADDQSALIYLLSSKKDDQYWMEKVYLENSYYLHEKMMEEHGPGLNMGDERWPFVTHFVGCRPCRSHADYEVDKCLRSMESAFNFADNQVLKLYGFEHRGLLRASVKRIRNDTTTPLEFVDHWMETVMSNP, encoded by the coding sequence ATGGGCCAGCTGGAAGGCTTCGCGATTGCTCTCCccaccgccaccaccaccaccaccagtgGAGGTTCTACGCTGCTACTCGGCATAGCTCGCGGCTGTCATATCAAGAAGACCTTCAACACCCTCCTCAAGATCACTGTCCTCTGCGGCTGCATAATCATACTCGTCCTTCGTGGCACCATCGGTAGCACTACTGGCAACCCCATCTTCACGCATACGCACGCTCTCGGACCCAGAATCTCAAACTGGGACCAAGAGAGAAAAAACTGGCTCATGAAAAACCCCGAATTTCCCAACTACGTGAACGGGAAAGATAGGGTTTTGTTGGTTACCGGGTCGCCTCCCGGACCTTGTGATACCCCAATAGGAGATCACTATCTTTTGAAGTTTGTAAAGAATAAGATTGATTACTGTAGGATTCACGGCATTGATATTGTGTATAATATGGCTCTTTTGGACGAGGAGCTTTCCGGGTGCTGGGCAAAACTCCCGTTGATTCGGCGGTTGATGTTGTCGCACCCAGAGGTGGAGTGGATATGGTGGCTGGACAGCGACGCTTTGTTTACTGATATGATATTTGAGATTCCATTTTTCAAGTACGATAACTATAATTTGGTTCTTCACGGTTTACCGGAGTTGTTTAACCAGAAATCGTGGATCGCATTGAACACGGGGAGTTTTTTGTTGAGGAATTGCCGGTGGTCTTTGGATTTGCTTGATGCTTGGGCGGCTATGGGTCCAAAGGGGCGTATTCGGGAAGAGGCGGGGAAGATTTTGACGGCCTATTTGAAGGGAAGGCCAGCGTTTGAGGCGGATGATCAATCTGCATTGATATATTTGCTGAGTTCAAAGAAGGATGATCAGTACTGGATGGAGAAGGTGTATTTAGAGAACTCGTACTACTTGCATGAGAAAATGATGGAGGAACATGGGCCTGGATTAAATATGGGTGACGAGAGGTGGCCGTTTGTGACTCACTTTGTGGGTTGCAGGCCTTGCCGGAGCCACGCCGACTACGAGGTTGACAAGTGCCTGAGAAGCATGGAGAGTGCGTTTAATTTTGCGGACAACCAGGTGCTCAAGTTATATGGGTTTGAGCATAGAGGGCTGTTGCGAGCAAGTGTCAAGAGGATCAGGAATGACACAACTACTCCTTTGGAATTTGTAGACCACTGGATGGAAACCGTGATGAGTAACCCATAG